Proteins encoded in a region of the Planctomycetota bacterium genome:
- a CDS encoding polysaccharide biosynthesis tyrosine autokinase, with product MADGRDVGGGRGADEIPALRRLLLILRRRRRILVAAWILTVALGAGWVLSTTPLYRPQATLEIRPESPVLSTDGQDPALLASRTLWENYYRTQEAILTSASLHADVLASLPDELRAEYAAQKDPLRAFARQVRVEPVRSSFILKVGFVDADPRKATQIVNVLVSRYLEEVNRRLRERRAGTAEMLAKAALPAIRQGVEDAERALQEFLARNRFLPPQDQYAALLESQRSLMERLTRIRLSRIETRARLKALEGAAEGRKGGAFNPAFSSRNLEALIARQEEVESELARRREELLEEHPAVIALREQQVRLSAKIQDALRAMLEALAAQLEAAEEEERAVQGELAEVERKLGHVVRQVSEYKRLDAQLAGARELYAAYLKRQGETEATSGTGLASVRVLDPAQIPSKPYAPDVAVVVSVAFVLGAFLGLGAVFLAEQLDDSIRSASEVQGFLGLDVVGAVPPLRSAEGPADGPRILSDRSALSEVEPFRVLRSELVARLEGVRGGRMVAVLSALRGEGKSTVAANLARALAMEGRKVLLLDADMRRPTAMRTAGPEAGPAMEHFLRGEVPFEQAVRREVLAGVDVFGMTAGTNQAAELAGSEVFEDALRRAREAYEYVVVDTPPVLQAAEAALLARRCDAAVLVARARRTGRAAARSALRRLTGARAPVVGAILNEVAVPSAAEAEGYYGYGLACEAEGAVGGA from the coding sequence ATGGCGGACGGACGGGACGTCGGGGGGGGCCGGGGCGCGGACGAAATCCCCGCGCTGCGCCGGCTCCTGCTGATCCTTCGGCGCCGCCGCCGGATCCTGGTCGCCGCGTGGATCTTGACCGTCGCCCTCGGGGCGGGCTGGGTTTTGTCCACGACGCCCCTTTACCGTCCCCAAGCCACCCTCGAGATCCGCCCCGAGTCGCCCGTTCTGTCCACGGACGGACAGGACCCCGCCCTTCTGGCCAGCCGCACCCTCTGGGAGAACTACTACCGTACGCAGGAAGCCATCCTGACGAGCGCCTCGCTCCACGCGGACGTTCTCGCTTCGCTGCCCGACGAGCTGCGCGCCGAATATGCCGCCCAGAAGGATCCTCTTCGGGCCTTCGCGCGGCAGGTGCGCGTGGAGCCCGTGCGTTCAAGTTTCATCCTCAAGGTCGGCTTCGTGGATGCCGATCCGCGAAAGGCCACCCAGATCGTCAACGTCCTTGTTTCGCGTTATCTCGAGGAGGTCAACCGCCGTCTCCGGGAACGCCGGGCCGGCACGGCCGAGATGCTGGCCAAGGCGGCCCTGCCCGCCATCCGCCAGGGCGTCGAGGACGCCGAACGCGCCCTCCAGGAATTCCTGGCGCGCAACAGGTTTCTGCCCCCCCAGGACCAGTACGCCGCCCTCCTCGAGTCCCAACGCTCCCTGATGGAACGCCTCACCCGGATCCGGCTGAGTCGGATCGAAACCCGCGCGCGCCTCAAAGCGCTCGAAGGTGCCGCCGAGGGACGCAAAGGGGGCGCATTCAATCCGGCCTTCTCTTCCCGGAATCTGGAAGCGCTGATCGCCCGCCAGGAGGAGGTCGAGTCCGAGCTCGCCCGGAGGCGCGAGGAGCTGCTCGAGGAGCATCCGGCCGTCATCGCCCTGCGGGAGCAACAGGTCCGCCTGAGCGCCAAGATTCAGGACGCCTTGCGCGCGATGCTCGAAGCGCTCGCCGCCCAGCTCGAGGCCGCGGAGGAGGAGGAACGGGCCGTCCAGGGGGAACTCGCCGAGGTCGAACGGAAACTCGGCCACGTCGTCCGGCAGGTTTCCGAATACAAGAGACTTGACGCCCAGCTCGCCGGTGCGCGCGAGCTCTATGCGGCGTATCTGAAGCGGCAGGGCGAAACCGAAGCGACCTCGGGCACCGGTCTGGCTTCCGTGCGGGTGCTCGACCCGGCTCAGATTCCTTCGAAACCCTACGCGCCCGACGTGGCCGTCGTTGTCTCCGTGGCGTTCGTCCTGGGCGCGTTTCTCGGCCTGGGAGCGGTCTTCCTGGCCGAACAGCTGGACGATTCGATCCGCTCGGCTTCCGAAGTCCAGGGATTCCTCGGGCTGGACGTGGTCGGAGCGGTGCCGCCGCTGCGCAGCGCCGAAGGGCCGGCCGACGGCCCGCGGATTCTGTCGGACCGCTCCGCCTTGAGCGAGGTGGAGCCCTTCCGGGTTCTGCGTTCCGAGCTGGTCGCGCGGCTGGAAGGAGTCCGGGGGGGCCGCATGGTGGCGGTTCTTTCGGCCCTGCGCGGTGAGGGAAAGTCCACCGTGGCGGCCAACCTGGCCCGGGCCCTGGCCATGGAGGGGCGCAAGGTGCTCCTCCTGGACGCGGACATGCGGCGGCCGACGGCGATGCGGACGGCCGGCCCGGAGGCGGGGCCGGCCATGGAGCACTTCCTCCGGGGAGAGGTCCCCTTCGAACAGGCGGTCCGACGCGAGGTTCTGGCGGGCGTGGACGTTTTCGGCATGACGGCCGGGACGAACCAGGCGGCCGAGCTGGCGGGTTCGGAGGTCTTCGAGGATGCGTTGCGGCGGGCCCGCGAGGCCTATGAGTACGTCGTTGTGGACACTCCTCCGGTGCTCCAGGCGGCGGAAGCGGCGCTTCTGGCGCGGCGGTGCGACGCGGCGGTGCTCGTGGCCCGGGCGCGCCGGACCGGTCGCGCGGCGGCCCGCTCCGCGCTGCGCCGCCTGACGGGCGCGCGCGCGCCCGTCGTGGGCGCGATCCTCAACGAGGTCGCGGTCCCCTCGGCCGCCGAGGCGGAAGGCTACTACGGTTACGGCCTGGCCTGCGAGGCCGAGGGGGCCGTGGGCGGAGCGTAA
- a CDS encoding DUF4388 domain-containing protein, with protein sequence MDLKAALRGLHRMLGRWLALGPRRRRHAHRDLEERVRCLMARFRFPAARRLVERAAADLPQETRLALLRLCGNRLALGRELAGLGRWSEAARELQTFTPDHAGYAEAAELLGRCYAALGLTALAREKYEELLAWKPLSRFNVGLYLDYWNLLRALGDARKADEIKQRVLAVDIDCEAGLSEGAPADGAAGAEAPAGLTMEGTLDAVSLVDVFQMLSVGRRKGTLVLWDGESRKSIYFGDGCVRLLSSGRRKGLRVGEILVRRGRITRTQLEDIMRRHRDSARRLGDVLVGMGLITGEELADALRRQVEEEIWDLFLWHGASFRFIDGPPVHELLDPTNRALELALDVTPLLLEAVHRADEWAEISRSLPTVDCVLEPTGAGEAPSPPAPAGALLDGHRTVREIIEASDQPRLEVFRALMDALRSGRARLLPPRELAALARKEVAGGDPERAVRLFEGAAAMAPRDERVLAECAVGLEEEGRWPQAARLYDRLAELAESRGKAKRAAMFRRRGDALRRPVPEVEAEERIRNEDAPQPQTAA encoded by the coding sequence TTGGACCTGAAGGCCGCGCTCCGCGGGCTGCACCGCATGCTGGGCCGATGGCTTGCCCTGGGTCCGCGCCGCCGACGGCACGCCCACCGGGACCTCGAGGAGCGCGTGCGCTGCCTGATGGCGCGCTTCCGCTTCCCCGCGGCCCGGCGGCTCGTGGAGCGCGCGGCGGCCGACCTTCCCCAGGAAACGCGCCTCGCGCTCCTGCGTCTCTGCGGAAACCGCCTGGCGCTCGGGCGCGAGCTGGCGGGGCTCGGCCGCTGGTCGGAGGCCGCCCGGGAGCTCCAGACCTTCACCCCCGACCACGCCGGATATGCCGAAGCCGCCGAACTCCTGGGCCGTTGTTACGCGGCCCTGGGCCTGACCGCCCTGGCCCGGGAAAAGTACGAGGAGCTGCTCGCGTGGAAACCTCTCAGCCGCTTCAACGTGGGGCTCTACCTGGACTACTGGAATCTGCTCCGCGCCCTGGGCGATGCGCGGAAAGCGGATGAGATCAAACAGCGCGTCCTGGCGGTGGACATCGATTGCGAAGCCGGCCTTTCGGAAGGGGCCCCGGCCGACGGCGCCGCGGGCGCGGAGGCTCCAGCGGGCCTGACGATGGAGGGCACCCTCGACGCCGTCAGCTTGGTCGATGTGTTCCAGATGCTCTCGGTCGGCCGGCGGAAGGGAACGCTCGTCCTGTGGGATGGGGAGAGCCGCAAGTCGATCTACTTCGGGGACGGATGCGTGCGCCTCCTGTCTTCCGGCCGTCGAAAGGGCCTGCGGGTGGGCGAGATCCTCGTTCGCCGCGGGCGGATCACGCGCACGCAGCTCGAGGACATCATGCGGCGCCACCGGGATTCCGCGCGCCGCCTGGGCGACGTGCTCGTCGGCATGGGCCTGATCACGGGCGAGGAGCTTGCCGACGCGCTGCGCCGCCAGGTGGAAGAGGAGATCTGGGACCTCTTCCTCTGGCACGGAGCCTCGTTCCGTTTCATCGACGGACCGCCGGTCCACGAACTTCTCGATCCGACGAATCGGGCGCTCGAGCTCGCGCTGGACGTGACGCCGCTCCTCCTGGAAGCCGTCCACCGGGCGGACGAGTGGGCCGAAATCAGCCGCAGCCTTCCCACCGTCGACTGCGTCCTGGAACCCACGGGCGCCGGCGAGGCCCCGTCCCCCCCTGCACCCGCGGGCGCGCTTTTGGACGGCCACCGCACCGTGCGCGAGATCATCGAAGCATCGGACCAGCCGCGCCTCGAGGTCTTCCGCGCCCTCATGGACGCCTTGAGGTCGGGACGGGCGCGCCTGCTTCCCCCGAGGGAGCTGGCGGCCCTGGCGAGAAAGGAGGTGGCCGGGGGCGATCCGGAGCGGGCCGTGCGCCTCTTTGAAGGGGCCGCCGCGATGGCCCCCCGGGACGAGAGAGTCCTGGCCGAATGCGCGGTCGGCCTCGAAGAGGAGGGCCGCTGGCCTCAGGCCGCGCGACTCTACGACCGGCTGGCCGAACTGGCCGAATCCCGCGGAAAGGCAAAGCGGGCCGCCATGTTCCGCCGCCGCGGGGACGCGCTTCGGCGCCCGGTGCCGGAGGTTGAAGCAGAGGAGAGAATTCGCAATGAGGATGCGCCCCAGCCCCAAACGGCGGCCTAG
- a CDS encoding response regulator, giving the protein MKSRQVLIVEDSRNLAFLAAEALKVAGYRVLVAYDGLTAVGLIRRERPDLVLLDVGLPGMDGVLLSGLLREWPALQEPPVILMSACPRDELQQKAEEVGAVDVLPKPFPLSRLVEKVRRWAPLDEEPQRSTQKVG; this is encoded by the coding sequence ATGAAGTCCCGGCAGGTGCTGATCGTGGAAGACAGTCGGAACCTGGCCTTCCTGGCGGCCGAGGCGCTCAAGGTCGCCGGGTACCGCGTGCTCGTGGCCTACGACGGGCTGACCGCCGTGGGTCTCATCCGCAGAGAACGCCCGGACCTGGTGCTTCTGGACGTGGGCCTGCCGGGAATGGACGGGGTGCTCCTGTCCGGCTTGCTCCGCGAATGGCCCGCCCTTCAGGAGCCCCCCGTTATCCTCATGTCCGCCTGCCCGCGCGACGAACTTCAGCAGAAGGCCGAAGAAGTGGGCGCGGTGGACGTTCTCCCCAAGCCCTTCCCGCTGTCGCGGCTGGTGGAGAAAGTCCGTCGATGGGCCCCGTTGGATGAGGAGCCGCAGCGATCCACCCAGAAAGTGGGCTGA
- a CDS encoding response regulator, with protein sequence MMGSSPLTVLLVEGDPDQAIRFHRALESLGRADALVGVVRDVDEALAYLSGQGQFRDRARHPLPRLVLLDPELPSGSGLEVLRWMRRHPDLRLIPVVVWAGTEKTSVMNRAYEWGANSFILKPSDSAAAVALVERLLTYWGVTSMIPETASPPSTAAGRPPSRVLLVEDDPATRAALGSLLEERGYRVLRAADGREAIELLRATPDVRVVILDLVLPVMDGWRFRAEMSADPKLASIPVVAISAYGDRVAANPLPGVDYFDKPLKLDAFFESIRRHCA encoded by the coding sequence ATGATGGGATCCAGTCCGCTGACGGTTCTCCTGGTCGAAGGCGATCCGGATCAGGCGATCCGCTTCCATCGGGCGCTGGAGTCCCTGGGACGGGCGGATGCCCTGGTGGGTGTCGTCCGTGACGTCGACGAGGCGCTCGCCTATCTTTCGGGTCAGGGGCAGTTCCGGGACCGCGCCCGCCACCCTCTGCCGCGGCTGGTTCTCCTGGATCCCGAACTGCCGTCGGGGTCGGGCCTGGAGGTGCTCCGGTGGATGCGCCGGCATCCGGACCTGCGTCTGATCCCCGTCGTGGTCTGGGCAGGCACCGAGAAAACGTCCGTCATGAACCGGGCCTATGAGTGGGGGGCCAACTCCTTCATCCTGAAACCGTCCGATTCGGCGGCGGCGGTGGCTCTCGTGGAGCGCCTGCTGACCTACTGGGGGGTCACGAGCATGATCCCGGAGACCGCTTCGCCCCCTTCGACGGCGGCGGGGCGGCCGCCTTCCCGTGTGCTTTTGGTCGAGGACGACCCGGCGACCCGCGCGGCCCTGGGTTCGTTGCTCGAGGAACGCGGGTACCGTGTGCTTCGGGCCGCCGACGGGAGGGAGGCGATCGAGCTGCTCCGGGCCACTCCCGACGTTCGGGTGGTGATCCTGGATCTGGTGCTTCCCGTGATGGACGGATGGCGGTTCCGTGCGGAGATGAGCGCGGATCCGAAGCTCGCTTCGATTCCGGTGGTGGCCATTTCGGCGTACGGCGACCGCGTGGCGGCCAATCCTCTTCCCGGGGTGGACTACTTCGACAAGCCCCTCAAGCTCGACGCCTTCTTCGAGAGCATCCGCCGGCACTGCGCGTGA